The proteins below are encoded in one region of Paenibacillus albus:
- a CDS encoding LTA synthase family protein, whose translation MAVPFHYSRRQQAPFFLIALLQRLDIILFITVMLLKLNLFDRIIHVPNMAMVRDDWMTAAGTLIVISFWTLWLPARGRLIALIVLDLILTAIVYADLIYFRYFQDLITIPVLMQAGQVSALGDSIGSLLSGRDLWFFADWLLLLPLFIYTEIRARRNRNHRTAELSFHKPRRLSAALRKLVASIIVFAIGFTLIYVPVHKAKTTWAAELFTGNWWNLSLYNVTGVLGFHGYDLYRYANEHWLHDSKVTAEQETEAKQWFQARGELRKQLESSDALFGKYKGKNVIMIQLEAFQNFVINRSIGGVPVTPNMNKLLESSLYYPNFYHQTAQGRTSDADLAANVSLQPLPTGSVFIRYAQHQFDSMPQTLKDNGYTAAAFHAYDGGFWNRNMMYDQLGYDKFYSKNDFTMDEPVGWSLGDKSFFQQSVVKMTKEKQPFYSFLISLSSHHPYKLPPSAQQLDTKQFKGTMFGDYLEAVHYVDAALGAMIESLKQAGLWDKSIFLFYGDHDNSIADWQPFESFLGQSLDETERFRILKGVPFIVHLPGDAHAGTYEQPAGQLDVTPTVLHLLGIGSSDKVMIGTPLITASPPQAGKRIVFRNGAYTDGSVLYLPAEDGLPEHSKCYSITGTGATGSKQAQLTDQSVCHTGAVEARKELDASDLVVEYNLVPHLH comes from the coding sequence GAACTTATTCGACCGCATCATTCATGTGCCGAATATGGCGATGGTTCGCGATGACTGGATGACGGCTGCCGGAACGCTGATCGTCATCTCCTTCTGGACGTTATGGCTGCCAGCACGCGGACGGCTCATCGCTCTAATCGTACTTGATCTAATTCTGACCGCGATTGTGTACGCAGATCTCATCTATTTCCGATACTTCCAAGACTTGATAACGATCCCTGTACTCATGCAAGCCGGCCAAGTCAGCGCACTTGGTGACAGCATCGGTTCACTGCTAAGCGGAAGAGATCTATGGTTCTTCGCGGATTGGCTGCTGCTTCTGCCACTCTTCATCTACACGGAGATACGTGCACGCAGAAATCGCAACCACCGCACAGCTGAGCTATCTTTTCACAAACCGCGGCGCCTATCAGCTGCACTTCGAAAGCTCGTCGCTTCCATAATCGTATTCGCGATCGGCTTCACCCTCATCTACGTCCCTGTTCATAAAGCGAAAACAACGTGGGCGGCCGAGCTATTCACAGGAAACTGGTGGAACCTGTCGCTCTATAACGTGACCGGCGTCCTTGGTTTTCACGGTTACGATCTGTACCGCTATGCGAATGAACATTGGCTGCATGACAGCAAGGTCACTGCTGAACAAGAAACCGAAGCCAAGCAGTGGTTCCAAGCTCGCGGCGAGTTACGCAAGCAGCTCGAATCGTCCGACGCCTTGTTCGGCAAATACAAAGGCAAGAACGTCATCATGATTCAGCTCGAAGCGTTCCAGAATTTTGTCATCAATCGCTCGATCGGCGGTGTGCCTGTAACGCCAAACATGAACAAGCTGCTGGAATCGTCGCTGTATTATCCCAACTTCTATCATCAAACCGCGCAAGGACGCACGTCTGATGCGGATTTGGCGGCAAACGTATCGCTGCAGCCGCTGCCAACCGGCTCGGTGTTTATAAGATACGCCCAGCATCAGTTCGACAGCATGCCGCAAACACTTAAGGACAACGGGTATACAGCAGCTGCCTTTCATGCCTATGACGGCGGCTTCTGGAACCGAAACATGATGTATGATCAGCTCGGCTACGACAAGTTCTACAGTAAGAACGATTTCACCATGGACGAGCCTGTCGGCTGGTCGCTCGGAGACAAGTCCTTCTTCCAGCAGTCCGTCGTGAAGATGACAAAGGAGAAGCAGCCCTTCTACTCGTTCCTGATCTCGCTGTCGAGCCATCATCCTTACAAGCTTCCGCCAAGCGCGCAGCAGCTTGATACCAAGCAGTTCAAAGGGACGATGTTCGGCGATTATCTCGAAGCCGTTCATTATGTAGATGCTGCACTTGGAGCGATGATTGAATCGTTGAAACAAGCGGGGCTGTGGGATAAGTCCATCTTCCTCTTCTACGGAGATCACGATAATTCCATTGCGGATTGGCAGCCTTTCGAATCCTTCCTCGGCCAATCACTTGATGAAACCGAGCGTTTCCGTATCCTCAAAGGCGTGCCGTTCATCGTGCATCTGCCGGGCGATGCACATGCCGGAACGTATGAACAGCCAGCCGGGCAGCTTGATGTTACACCGACTGTTCTGCACCTGCTCGGAATCGGAAGCAGCGACAAAGTGATGATCGGTACGCCTCTCATTACAGCCTCTCCGCCGCAAGCCGGCAAAAGAATCGTGTTCCGAAACGGCGCGTACACGGACGGCAGCGTACTCTACCTGCCAGCCGAAGACGGCCTGCCAGAGCACAGCAAATGCTACTCGATTACAGGTACCGGCGCCACAGGATCGAAGCAAGCACAGCTAACCGACCAGAGCGTATGCCACACCGGCGCTGTGGAAGCACGCAAGGAGCTAGACGCTTCCGATCTGGTCGTCGAATATAACCTTGTGCCTCACCTGCACTAG
- a CDS encoding DUF1450 domain-containing protein: MANDIRICDKCKHINVKKMVPKLEQMAPDTEIKVACKSYCGPCSRFAFVFINGRYITAPTEDEAIEKASKYVKK, from the coding sequence ATGGCAAACGATATTCGCATTTGCGACAAATGCAAACATATCAACGTGAAGAAGATGGTGCCGAAGCTCGAGCAGATGGCGCCGGACACGGAGATTAAAGTTGCGTGCAAGTCTTACTGCGGCCCGTGCTCGCGGTTTGCATTCGTCTTCATCAACGGCCGTTACATTACAGCGCCGACTGAGGACGAAGCGATTGAGAAAGCAAGTAAATATGTGAAGAAATAA
- a CDS encoding iron-sulfur cluster assembly accessory protein → MNCKITRNAAKVLREEIDKPENEGKLLRVFITHSHGDHAHYGMQMDEPTEKDEIVETDKDIKVLLEKGVELLDGVRIDYFYVPEEGFAISNPTKGNHGDH, encoded by the coding sequence ATGAATTGCAAAATTACACGTAACGCCGCGAAGGTGCTTCGCGAGGAAATCGATAAGCCAGAGAACGAAGGCAAATTGCTGCGCGTCTTTATTACACATTCGCACGGCGACCATGCCCACTACGGCATGCAAATGGACGAGCCTACTGAGAAAGACGAAATCGTCGAGACGGACAAAGACATTAAGGTCCTTTTGGAAAAGGGTGTAGAATTGCTGGACGGCGTCAGAATTGACTACTTCTATGTGCCAGAAGAAGGCTTTGCGATCTCTAACCCGACCAAAGGCAACCACGGCGATCATTAA
- a CDS encoding M14 family zinc carboxypeptidase, with protein sequence MTRKGDHMLPYIVQKGDTVLRIARTYNVNAASLLSANPGIAADEPLVPGLLLHVPAQHYFTYRVQSGDTLLRISARFAVTTYALKAANRPLDLKQLQEGQLLTIPNTGSSRIVDARAEYGQRELMNNIESLLEAYPFLQSYTIGHSVMGKPIAALRLGDGPVKVHINAGMHANEWITAPLLMTFIEDVAKAAAAGEKLCGVEMRTLLRRVSLWAVPLVNPDGAELVQEGLPREHPYYNELLQWNNGSPRFHKWKANVRGVDLNDQFPAFWEQEAERRDVPGPGPRDYTGGKPLSEPEAQAIYALTQEQQFDLVVALHTQGQEIYWNYRGYEPSGAEAIANKLGKASGYKPIKLAGSDAGYKDWFILQYRKPGFTVEVGYGVNPLPVGSFPGLYDEVRPLLIAALEATL encoded by the coding sequence GTGACTAGAAAGGGTGATCACATGCTTCCTTATATCGTTCAGAAGGGTGACACTGTGCTGCGCATTGCCCGCACCTATAATGTGAATGCCGCTTCGCTGCTCTCGGCAAATCCAGGCATTGCTGCGGATGAACCGTTAGTGCCAGGGCTGCTGTTGCATGTGCCGGCTCAGCATTATTTTACGTACCGGGTGCAATCTGGTGATACGCTCCTGCGCATTTCTGCGCGCTTTGCTGTGACGACTTATGCGCTGAAGGCGGCGAATCGGCCGCTTGATCTGAAGCAGCTTCAAGAAGGGCAGCTGCTGACCATACCGAATACGGGCAGCTCCCGTATTGTCGATGCTAGAGCCGAATATGGCCAGCGTGAGCTGATGAATAACATCGAATCACTCCTTGAGGCATACCCGTTCTTGCAGAGCTATACAATTGGTCATAGTGTGATGGGCAAGCCAATTGCTGCACTTCGTCTCGGGGACGGGCCGGTGAAGGTGCATATAAATGCAGGCATGCATGCCAATGAGTGGATTACTGCGCCGCTGCTTATGACGTTCATCGAGGATGTAGCCAAAGCGGCGGCTGCGGGTGAGAAGCTGTGCGGTGTCGAGATGAGAACGCTGCTTCGGCGAGTATCGCTGTGGGCAGTACCGCTTGTTAATCCCGATGGCGCAGAGCTCGTTCAAGAGGGGCTGCCGCGAGAGCATCCTTATTATAACGAGCTGCTCCAGTGGAATAATGGATCGCCTCGTTTTCATAAATGGAAGGCGAATGTTCGCGGTGTTGACCTGAACGACCAGTTCCCCGCATTCTGGGAGCAGGAAGCGGAGCGACGTGATGTGCCGGGGCCGGGGCCGCGGGATTATACGGGCGGGAAGCCTTTGTCAGAGCCAGAGGCGCAGGCGATCTATGCGCTGACGCAAGAGCAGCAATTCGACCTTGTTGTGGCGCTGCATACGCAGGGGCAGGAGATCTATTGGAACTATCGCGGCTACGAGCCTTCGGGGGCGGAAGCGATTGCGAATAAGCTCGGCAAGGCGAGCGGCTATAAGCCAATTAAACTGGCCGGCAGCGACGCCGGATATAAGGATTGGTTTATTCTGCAATACCGCAAGCCCGGCTTTACGGTTGAAGTCGGGTATGGCGTGAATCCGCTTCCTGTCGGTTCATTCCCAGGGCTCTATGACGAGGTGCGGCCGCTTCTTATCGCTGCGTTGGAGGCGACCCTCTAG
- the racE gene encoding glutamate racemase, translating into MQQPIAILDSGVGGLTVVKEVMRQLPREKIIYFGDTARTPYGPRPAEEVTRFTRQIVEYLIQYRPKMIVIACNTATAVALEDIRSRVAIPVVGVIHPGARAANSRTQTGFVGVIGTEGTVRSGAYEQVLKHLSPSTQVYSLACPRFVPLVEQGNFRSKETYDVVESSLQPLKERAIDTLILGCTHYPFLSETIASVMGKDVALISSADETAREISTILHDRNRLTRDGELPVHQFFCSGDHRMFRMIAQDWLGEQIELTPVVWQVPKIV; encoded by the coding sequence GTGCAACAACCGATCGCAATATTGGATTCCGGCGTAGGCGGTTTAACGGTCGTCAAGGAAGTCATGCGCCAGCTTCCCCGGGAAAAAATCATCTATTTCGGCGATACGGCACGTACTCCTTACGGTCCGCGGCCCGCTGAAGAAGTGACTCGGTTTACTAGGCAAATCGTTGAGTATTTGATCCAATACCGTCCCAAAATGATTGTCATAGCCTGCAATACAGCTACAGCCGTCGCGCTAGAGGATATTCGCTCCCGCGTTGCCATTCCGGTCGTCGGCGTCATCCATCCAGGCGCCCGCGCGGCGAACAGCCGGACACAGACGGGGTTCGTCGGCGTTATCGGCACGGAAGGAACGGTTCGAAGCGGTGCTTATGAACAAGTGCTGAAGCATTTATCTCCTTCCACACAAGTGTACAGCCTCGCATGTCCACGGTTCGTTCCGCTCGTTGAGCAAGGCAATTTCCGTTCCAAGGAGACGTACGATGTCGTGGAATCCTCCCTGCAGCCGCTGAAGGAACGCGCCATTGACACGCTTATCCTCGGTTGTACGCATTATCCGTTTCTCTCGGAGACAATCGCAAGCGTGATGGGCAAAGATGTTGCCCTCATCAGCTCGGCGGATGAAACAGCCAGAGAGATCAGTACGATTTTGCATGATCGCAACCGATTGACGCGGGACGGCGAGCTGCCTGTGCATCAATTTTTCTGCAGCGGAGATCACCGGATGTTTCGCATGATTGCCCAGGATTGGCTGGGAGAACAGATCGAGCTAACGCCTGTCGTCTGGCAGGTGCCGAAGATCGTATAA